A DNA window from Calliphora vicina chromosome 1, idCalVici1.1, whole genome shotgun sequence contains the following coding sequences:
- the LOC135964018 gene encoding uncharacterized protein LOC135964018, translated as MIVVEQIKYLLEGLVRGSVAVIVDGSLSVCKEIFKFTLILLIVYYFAMWSFEFLNEVLPVDQIPISNEIQNDRNPESDLVAHQIVGETCLRIGPPNETLIKQRASLLEQLEIEAEFEENQGKFIKSEADLEQFVNKEIHKATSNTSDIDDIIEPFKNPFISQIKQELNETSRASQTLKTSLGKKSKLREDSDNRPSTSTKSNIYQEEEDILSKLDTKKHTDIKREILSEEDVESHNKSRLSKTKRSSKHKEERLSFDDEYDHESFHRV; from the exons ATGATAGTTGttgaacaaattaaatatttacttgaaGGACTGGTTAGAGGCTCCGTTGCTGTGATTGTTGATGGTTCCCTAAGTGTGTGcaaggaaatttttaaatttacattaatcCTATTAATCGTTTATTATTTTGCCATGTGGTCATTTGAATTT TTGAACGAAGTTCTACCAGTAGATCAAATACCAATATCCAATGAAATCCAAAATGATCGAAATCCAGAATCTGATTTAGTGGCACATCAAATTGTGGGTGAAACCTGCTTGAGAATTGGTCCACCCAATGAAACCCTCATAAAACAGAGAGCCAGCTTGTTGGAACAACTGGAAATTGAAGCAGAATTCGAAGAGAATCaaggaaaattcattaaatccGAAGCTGATTTagaacaatttgtaaataaagaaATCCATAAGGCGACCTCAAACACCAGCGACATTGATGATATTATTGAACCATTCAAAAATCCATTCATCTCTCAAATAAAACAGGAACTAAATGAAACGAGTCGAGCTTCGCAGACACTTAAAACTAGTTTgggtaaaaaatcaaaattaaggGAAGATTCGGATAATAGACCATCAACATCAACCAAATCAAATATCTATCAAGAGGAAGAAGATATTTTAAGCAAATTAGATACGAAAAAACATACTGATATTAAAAGGGAAATTCTATCGGAGGAAGATGTGGAATCGCATAATAAATCTAGATTGAGTAAAACAAAAAGATCAAGTAAACACAAAGAGGAAAGACTATCGTTCGATGATGAATATGATCATGAAAGTTTCCATAGAGTTTAA